TTTCACTAAAGCATTGTTCACATGTGCTTTCTCGTCCTCGCGATCCTGGAGGTTAGTGACCACGGTGTCAGCCCTATGGTACAAAGTTCGGATGACTCCAAGTTTGTGATCAATGGGGTGATTGGACGAGAAATTGagatattgatcatgttgatcggtGTGTGTGCTTTTGCGGTAAATGGTGACTTTGATGGATCTGTCAGGTTGGATTACGGTAGTACGGTGAGGGTGTCTAGAAAAGCAAGCGAGTCGTTTTCCTCTCCTTCGGTGGTGAATTTGATGTCCTTGTCCAGCGAATTTAGATGGTCAGTacacaaatacaacatgtttcatttcggggaagtagtcaaaactactggtcccaagGTGTTGGAtgatcatccaacaccgagggaccaagtagttttgactacttcctgaaatgaaacatgttgtatttgttttactatacctcataaatattttcactatcacggtaaaatcgtaaacaaaagtcaaaacacacaccagtcaacaacgtgccggccggcatggtaCATGTagataagcttaatattttgcttacctgattttattgcaggatttctgttcaatcaatatttacattttgacatattattcaagtttttctttttaactttccatAAATGACATTTAGTTTCAgaaaacgtcaaattcgcgtgttattatccatcggtaatctcggcaaaataactgcagcagacgccattttcacgataaacgcatctgcagaatcgccgttgtgtagcataatgccacgtctgaaggaacggtgacgcgcggggtcgagacaccgtgtggtagtaggggtaCGGATGTTTTTACTACTTCCCAGCgttcgcgtaattgcacaggcgcggggaagtagtcaaaataccgtactcggacgctggcgttattaaccaataagatgtctggattacctaataaatatttatgaggtatagtaataaaTTCTTGCGAGTGACACTTCTTAAGTTTGCAGTGGGTGTCATCTACATAGCGAAACCACCACAGAGGGAGGTGGGGTGCTGTCGCAATAGCTCTCTGTTCAAGGTCTTCCATGTAAATGTCGCACAGTATCGGAGAAAGCGATCggaggagtctacgagtctgttatcaggtcaaaggttaagaaaatcacgacctgatacagtcactcactcgctgatgaaagatggagtaccatctgaaaattccgaggtaggaattatttgcagatgaactttcatgaacgatgatatagtttgttgttgtttttactatTACGTTTGTTGATATTATTTGTTCGTTGCTGATAGGTTGTTTTATTCTGTTGTTTTATTTTGCTTTGTGTGTTTATTTGTGGCGGCATGTTGGGAAAACATTAATTTATGTTTTCAATTTATGTTTCAACTTTAATTTATGTTTCCAGTGactgtattgggctatttcagttgaaatccatacatacacccctatggaagtcatggcATTAATCTTCCACAAGGAGTGTGATTTTAAAATGGGGCtaccttaatgggtgactccatttcaaattacacccatgtgtgggagattaaggtcatgtcttccatagggtggggtgtatggaattcaactggaatagaccattttaTAGTTAAATGGCTAACCGTTCAGTAGTCAATAAATTATTTCCCAATTTTTGGCTACTTTCAGATTTTGTAAACAGGGATGTCGTGAGGATGTACCATCAATAATGGGACCAGCGGTAATAGATTACTACGAGCAGTTGGGAGGAATGGTAAGTCTTGAGCATGATGCGTtgatattcgccgtagaagtgacgatgAAATAAGAGTAAatagcaataggtttaaacaattttgtatatcgtcctgcactacaagcacgttgcactcattacctgtgtatgtctgtaatcacagtttgaatacaataccggtcttttcaaagatactaatcttacaggtgcgagtgatcagcatgatattagTATCCTATAGAATTACGGTctaggtctttatccctgttctttgacatctatggttcaatgcagaggtatcgcgtgaacatgaactagtgaagtgcgatatattcaaaaactgtttatggtattgctatggtagttaatcctgttacatcatcaccatTTCTACAGTGAATAGTGCCCGGACAAGTGAGGAGAAATAAGCAATTTCTCGACTGACGCAGTGATCACATGGGCTTCAGTTGAGGAAAAAAccgttatgaaaaaaaaaattagataaaAGCATAGTGTTTGAAACCTTTACGCAGATTAGATCCTTTGGATCAAATTGCTCATAAGAGCTTAACAAATTCCCGAAGTAGCATAATTACAGCATACCCTTCGCACCACGTGTTATGGTTAAGCGTAGGGTTACCGTATAATGTAAGTATTGTATTATACCCTCACTGTATACTAAAATTAGattcgtgttcacacggtcggacataagtcacttattaccggtaataagtcactattgctggtaataagtcacttatccGACCGAGTGAACACGACTTAAGAGTACTTTGATATTGTTGAAATTGGTGCTTCAACCTAAAGGCATATGCTTCAACAAATCAAGCTAAAGGCCTAgcttaaagttgtcatattattATGAATCTTGATTCCAGGATCTTGATTCAATGATATTATCTATACTAATgtctaaaacactgattttctCCCATTATACATCATTGTTGCAGGACACCATTATGAAATACAACAGTGATCTAGCCGAGTGGGCATCAGATATGTTGAGCAAAGCATGGGGTACAGAAAAGCTGGTGTTACCAGATGGCATGCGATGTCCTGGAATGCATTGCATCGCCTTGCCAGATACCGAGAAGACGCGATCATACATCGCCACGTGTGATGGGAGCACCTGTATTGATCTAATGTTTGACTTGCAAGATCAGCATAACGTCAACTGTGGAATGAAGCTCTTCATGGGCAAGATTTGGGCCAGAATATCAGTTCACGTGTATCATCATGAGGAGGACTTTTACAAACTAAGGGATGCTGTCAAAGCTCTCCTTAAACTGGATTCTTAAATCTATGTCCTTGGAAGACCAAGGTTCCGGGAATCTTAAATTCAACGATTTTTATCTGAAATgataaaatgtcaaataaatacCTAGAAATTGAAAGCGCAGAATATAGAGTAAACCTTTTCAATTGAATTGGCAAACTAAATGTGAATAATTTATTGTGAACTTTGCGTCTGGGTATTTTTATTGATCATATTGATATTATACGCAAATGGAACCTTgtgaatattaaaattattagACATTTATATACTGTTCTTGTTATAAATTGTTGTTGAATCTAGTACTAATAGATCTGAGGTTTATTGAATAACAATAGAACAGTCGCCcatcacctttgttccataaccattagggtataggacattttttgtttttgatatagcccccgaatgaaatgtatttaattatgtttatactcactcaggtagcattgtgtgtgaattttacatccgaactagaggctattcttttttatgggcattttagtgtctaaaatggcccaaaataatgaggggttttcaatattgccgtccatttctaatcgtcaccccacaggctttacatgtaaaataaaaagactcgtaaaaaattaatagcctccagttcggatgtaaaattcacaccaaatgctttttgagtgattacaaagataattaaatacttttcattcgggggctatgtggattttttttttttatgtattccttgtacaatgacatttcacaataaaatgtccattggaaacaaaggtgcccaGTGGGcagggtcaaagtttacacaggggtaaaaactcaaaattgttcCGATTTTATTAAATctattccaaaatattccccatattacaaggattcagaaaatacatTGTTTGGCCTAACCAGTCTGGGGTTATtggcgaaaaggtcaaaggttggaATGTGGGCTCCATATGGGTCAAAGCACAAAAAAGGTGTTGATGAAATCATTGAAATGGTCTCACGATGTTTGTATTATTGTAATCATTTAGAAAAGAAATAATTTGCACTATCTTTGATGTTTcattaccatggtaacacaccAAAAGGATACTGCCCGTTGCGTCcaattgatgttatttatttttccGCGTTTCCTAGATAAAGAAAAGTCGTACACAGTGAAAACTATTTTgtttctgacaaaaaaaaaaaccattttgagaCCAAATTGAATGAATATTCAATGCCTTGCCGGCATTGGACCAGAATACCTGTCATCATGTCTGGAACTTAAGAATCCTCGTGAGGGCCTTAGATCCGCCTCAGATCGCACACGTTTGAATGTGCCGATCATACGCAGTTGGACTTTTAAATCCGCTGCAGATAAGGCATTTACCTACAATGCACCTCTGATCTGGAACAATTTACCGTCATCTGTGCGAAGTGCTCAAACAGTCTCTGCCTTTAAAAAAGGCCTCAAAGCCCACCTGTTTCAGCAAACATAATTTTGATTGCTTCATGCTTCATTTTGcttaatttttcttttgtttttcaattgtttcttgtatatgttttggtttttcacgctgtgatcttttgaaatggcgtgtaacaaaagctctcatgtatgtatgtatgtatgtaatattgtatgtaaatattaaattattattttgaatatatttcatCATAGTAGAGTGTACGGCTCTTATATCATTCTGTGTCTAGTATTCTACTGTTTCATTATTGTGTTCTGATGAACACTCTTAGTCACTTTGCACCGCGTGTATCGTGTATGTGACAAATcactaaaatgggctattcccggggggctattccatttaaaatccacactacccctgtggaagatttagctaaagtcttccacaaagggagtataagTTATGAATAGagtagacaattgggtaacttatatttgaaatactcactccagttgtggatgaTATTGGTAaatccataatacagggggagtatgggtttcaaaatgattaaccctgaccaattacatttgaaaaatatactccccctgtggcagatatttccaaaatcttccacaggggtagtgtggatttcaattggaatagcccaatcagagCTCAAATATGCAAGGCTTGTTAATTAAGAGGTCTTCACGCTTTGTTGAATAGCGAGGCCATCGGCTCCGTAGTGCATGTAAACAAGAAACTAAGAAGAACGAATATTTTGTGCGGTTGTTGATTTCTGCGGAAAATTAGTCAGTTTCGGTTAGCCTTGAATGCATTTCAGCCTTTTGTTACCAACTGACCTGTACTAATTATGGTTACTTGATTCAAACCTTCGGTATGAATACTTTTCAAGTGACATTACTCTGACAAACGGTGTGTAACTTAAACAACTTGATAAGCTTTGCGTATATAAATAATACAATATACCGATATGGTATGGTGTAAGGACATCTCATCTAATATTCTGGACAATTTAGCTGGATGAAATGGATGTCAATCTAACAAAGATTTGCCAGGAGGCAGAGATTATCTTCAACCTAACAGAACCTGACAATGCCTACCAGTTCTTATACAGCACCTTTGATATCTTCCTTATCACAGTCATTATACCTGTAATATCATTGATAGGAATTCTTGGTAATTGCGCCTTTCTATTTACGATAATTCGTATCAAAGAACTTCGCAATGCTACAGTGACAACATATCTTGCAAATCTTGCCGTATGTGatatattgttattgatatttgtTACTGCTTGGTATGTTGCTACCTATATGACCAGTCCCGTGAATGGTTCGTTTCCTGTGAGCTCGTCCTTCGGATGCTCAATATGGCAGATTTCAACGCATTGGTGGTACTTAGGATCATTGAGTTTCATTACTTTGATTACCGTCGAGCGATATCTGGCTATCTGCAAACCCGTGCAACATCGTAATTTTAGAGGCAAATATCTAACATTGAAAATAGTCATTGCAGTTTGGGTCTTATCATTCTTAATCACTTTAACGGGAGTACCACAGTATTCAAGATCTGTATTTCACTGTATCTTATGGCCAGAATCGGAGGAATTTGGAGATTTACCAATAACATTCAATGACTGTGATCCTGAAAGTAGCGCGGCTGATATCTACGTAAATCTCCTGCAGATACTGACACTGATAATCAGCTTGATTCTCAACTTTGTGTTATTTGTCAAAATCATCATAGCTCTACGAAGGTTCTCCAAAAGATCTTCGCGTTCTCAAAACGTAAGCAAGCAAGTCACACGAACACTCCTCGCAAATGCTATCATATTCTTTATATGCCAGGTTCCCGACAGAATCTTCGCATTTGACGACATATTCGACAACATAGGTGGAGTGGATTTATTAAGGTCACATTATAGCGAAGCACTGGTTTTGTTAGTAGGAAGGGCATTTCTATTTCTTAATTCGATCATTAATccatttttgtatgttttaagcTGCAAACTTTATCGAGACGCCATGTTGAAAGCTATTTGTGGAGAGCGGTGTGTCAGTAAACCTTCAGACGAGCCCAAAGAATATAACATGCAGGTTAAAGATAAACGGATTAGTAATACCACAAACATTTCTACTTTGTCATCAGGAGCTTCACCTGATATGACCCGTAAATCGGTTTTAGAAATTGACACACATGGCACTTTATTATCAAATTGAAGCAAAAAATAGGGCATGAGCTAGCATATTGCTCATTTAgggtagtgatttatagtgcgctacgcacaggcacaagcCTAGACTTTGATCCAAAAGCCTCAGCTTATACTTTACAGGTTGGCGCTgaccactaccatgactacggccGCCCATCATTCCATAAATCATTTTGTGACAATGGACAAAACTGTACTCAGCTACCATTAACCCTCTTCTGCTTTGTTATGTTAAAAACTTAAAGTctcattcagtgattccagcgaaagtgtaaaaaattaaaattatttatacagtcatggacaaaaatttggaatatgtttatttttgtacCAAATGCAGTTTTTAATCATATTAGGAACAAAATTATTGTTCTAGGGTAGTGCTCAGTTGCATTTAATTGAAAGGTGTCCTTTGATCACACAGATTGTCAAATCAACAAAGATTTATccgaggaagcgcattacaatggaatgATCACACAAttgcaacactttttggcggtctctttatatcacaaaatgagattgaagacactagcaaactttattgtttataacaaaaagttaaattctcactatgacatgttcagataagtctcttgcttgagaaaacacaactcaTTATTTGGTGTGTTCACCCATTGCCAGCTCAAGATCACGTACGCGACGTGGCATTCTCTCGACCAGGTTTACCgaggttccttgtggaatatctcgcagCAAGCAATAAGGAcgtgtctaagttcctgcagggtgattggttgttgtccatgttacctagcCTGCGAGATACTTCTGCCCATATTAGTTCTCTATATGGTACATATCTGGTctcaaagccgaccagtccaggtgttctccattctcattttcaaggaattccctcactcACGCGTCGGGCtctgtatatagaattggcttcattattaagtaaatgcaaactataggtggcgctatttatattaatttgcataattcgcatattttttaatttgcaaggggtaggtaatcaataccaccattaaaacagatggaatatgTGAAACCAGCAGCAAAGAAATTTCagaaacatatttcatcaaaaaataaaaggaattatttgtattcaaAGCTTggaagagtaatttccagtaactaaatagcgccaccaatcttgttataaatagatacattttatatccgaaaaacctttaaaaaatgctgtgaaagtgaataatgctGTAAATaagggaaaattaaagttgaaaatgactgaAAAGCATCTGTTGTttacattagcatgataccgcttttagctgtttaagcctaacatTGAGTTGAACATGATGTTTTCTTTGAAAACTAATAAACGATCACATGAAACAATCGTAatatcttggatcacgaaattgttctcgaagtctcttcttgcaaagggaaacataactgtaccaagaacatgcaggtattggtcctggttcatgtgtccttctagcatgtagaggtgtgattttGACCCATTAtgaaatgctccccatactgtgattccactaCCACCTCCCTGGACTCTAGGTAGAATACAATCCTCAAGCTGAGCTTGATCAACCTGTCCTCGGACCTTGAATCGACCATCTTAtctgtagaggaggaaccgggcctcgtCACTGAAGATCACAATACGgcagtggcctactgtcaaattcgTGTGTCACTGTGACCAACGCAAGCGCCCACGCCGATGTCTTTGCtgaa
Above is a genomic segment from Amphiura filiformis chromosome 17, Afil_fr2py, whole genome shotgun sequence containing:
- the LOC140138371 gene encoding uncharacterized protein: MTLPLPLSNSDDLVRAFEKTIDANPGIKVAVIDHINAPTGIIFPVHQIIALCRERGILSLIDGAHTPGHIPLQLDELGADFYAASMYKWTFAPRGLALLWIHPKYQDSIHPPVTSHKQFSPRFQDRFCKQGCREDVPSIMGPAVIDYYEQLGGMDTIMKYNSDLAEWASDMLSKAWGTEKLVLPDGMRCPGMHCIALPDTEKTRSYIATCDGSTCIDLMFDLQDQHNVNCGMKLFMGKIWARISVHVYHHEEDFYKLRDAVKALLKLDS